From a single Solenopsis invicta isolate M01_SB chromosome 6, UNIL_Sinv_3.0, whole genome shotgun sequence genomic region:
- the LOC105205025 gene encoding uncharacterized protein LOC105205025 isoform X1, whose protein sequence is MSSRFCIVHFMEENTVEVVPDFWICTSMDTCCWPNTTFPKKNVVRRTLPNKHWKIYKCRVLSTFDDFDTAQSNLKDAEISSDFPSKNVKALGKRLSKRNRKYYSNSNSSDETESCTKKKATFLHNASKPNFTSTSATSNSSNDEEEKENTLPKKPNVQLPKAFAVTNEKVVNANCEAPRKKITFSATKSPQNYRNSVTDDAQPGCSKNMYQEEQRIISSIPRKETLLTTSNLYR, encoded by the exons ATGTCTTCACGATTTTGCATTGTCCATTTTATGGAAGAAAACACTGTAGAAGTTGTGCCAGATTTTTGGATTTGTACATCAATGGATACATGTTGCTGGCCCAATACTACTTTCCCCAAGAAAAATGTTGTTCGTAGAACACTTCCCAATAAACATTGGAAGATCTACAAGTGCAGAGTCCTCAGCACGTTTG aCGATTTCGATACAGCTCAGTCAAATTTGAAAGACGCCGAAATTTCATCGGATTTTCcatcaaaaaatgtaaaagcttTGGGGAAACGATTATCTAAACGTAATCGCAAATATTATAGTAACAGCAATTCATCAGATGAAACAGAGAGCTGTACAAAGAAAAAGGCAACATTCCTGCACAATGCATCGAAGCCAAACTTCACAAGTACAAGTGCTACAAGTAATTCGTCAAACgatgaagaagaaaaggaaaatacgCTTCCGAAAAAACCAAACGTACAGTTACCTAAAGCCTTCGCAGTTACCAACGAAAAAGTTGTAAATGCAAATTGTGAGGCTCCTAGAAAAAAGATTACTTTTTCAGCCACGAAGTCACCACAAAACTACCGCAATAGCGTTACAg ATGATGCACAACCAGGATGCAGCAAGAATATGTATCAAGAAGAACAAAGAATAATATCCTCAATTCCTCGCAAAGAAACATTACTAACAACATCAAATCTATATCGGTGA
- the LOC120358049 gene encoding uncharacterized protein LOC120358049, producing MPKLKKQTFYSRRHRGRLIKEMLQDIELGGNYKESENLSETRMSECDNNSNDRQLQINEDIPFNYNKACNRSIQEEVEQEIEEEQQEVEEEQQEVEEEQQEVEEEQQEVEEEQDMEQEEETILPNEYDSEDSMESERDVDNEINIGRLQTNLVQWSHANNICISAVTNLLHVLRTENCMKNLPQNGRTLLKTPRKSEVFQMEHGLYCHFGIEKGLQHIIELNDGLRCLPKEVHLSVNINGLPLAKSSKSQLWPILGSFRNFINKRPFLIGAFHGYGKPPGIELYLRMFIEEAENLIQNGFTYAGKNIPFIIDCFICDAAARAYVCSIKSHSRFYGCPKCETKGIYQGKVVFPEMNASLRTKESFINQTQIEHHTGVSPLLKLNIDMISQFPHDYMHLVLLGQVKKMLKLITGKLNPMKLGTQQVLEISRRQLALRTHIPLEFARKPRALDELDRMKATEYIEFLLYTGLIVLRKVVKQDIYEHFFKLSIAIRILATPEIDVEQNRYAKNLLQKYFTDFLLLYGINNATYNTHGLLHLADDALQWGALDKFSAFIFENYLQEIKKIVRKSDKPLQQISNRVSELRRNCVTVEMIDRINTYKLRRECYNGLLINDCRPPMYTKIQFQHFTITTKAPNNCCIMKDDSIVMVENICHIVHRNNSIVIIGKLAKNGKSFFNSPAPSTCFGIVQFPGEYSSLRSFPIENI from the coding sequence ATGcctaaattaaagaaacaaacattttatagTCGTCGGCATCGAGGCCgacttataaaagaaatgttacagGACATTGAACTTGGTGGTAACTATAAAGAATCAGAAAATTTATCCGAAACGAGAATGTCAGAGTGTGACAATAATAGTAATGATAGACAGTTGCAAATAAACGAAGACATTCCGTTCAATTACAATAAAGCTTGTAATCGGTCAATACAAGAGGAAGTAGAACAAGAAATAGAAGAAGAGCAAcaagaagtagaagaagagcaacaagaagtagaagaagagcaacaagaagtagaagaagagcaacaagaagtagaagaagagcAGGATATGGAACAAGAAGAAGAAACAATCTTACCGAACGAATACGATAGCGAAGATTCAATGGAATCGGAACGCGATGTtgataacgaaataaatattggtAGATTGCAGACAAATCTAGTGCAATGGAGTCATGcaaacaatatatgtatatctgccGTAACTAATCTTTTACACGTATTAAGAACCGAAAATTGTATGAAGAACCTTCCACAAAATGGTCGAACACTTTTAAAAACACCTAGAAAATCGGAAGTTTTTCAAATGGAACATGGACTGTACTGTCATTTTGGAATAGAAAAGGGCTTGCAGCATATAATTGAACTCAATGATGGCCTCAGGTGTCTACCAAAAGAAGTACATTTATCTGTTAATATAAATGGACTACCTCTTGCTAAAAGTTCCAAGAGCCAACTATGGCCTATTCTTGGgagttttagaaattttataaataagagaCCATTTTTAATTGGAGCCTTTCACGGGTATGGGAAACCACCAGgcattgaattatatttacgaATGTTTATCGAAGAAGCTGAAAACCTAATTCAAAATGGCTTTACTTATGCTGGCAAGAACATTCCATTCATAATTGATTGCTTCATATGTGACGCTGCTGCGAGAGCTTATGTTTGCTCTATAAAAAGTCATAGCAGATTTTATGGGTGTCCAAAATGTGAGACTAAAGGTATCTATCAAGGAAAAGTAGTATTTCCAGAAATGAATGCTTCGTTGCGTACCAAAGAATCATTTATCAATCAAACCCAAATTGAACACCATACTGGAGTAAGTCCCTTGTTAAAACTTAACATAGATATGATTTCCCAATTCCCCCACGATTATATGCATTTGGTACTACTGGGACAAGTGAAAAAAATGCTGAAATTAATAACCGGAAAATTAAATCCAATGAAACTGGGAACACAACAAGTTCTCGAGATTTCACGTAGACAACTTGCATTAAGAACACACATTCCATTAGAATTTGCTCGAAAACCCAGAGCATTAGATGAGCTTGATCGAATGAAGGCAACCGAATATATAGAATTTCTCTTGTATACTGGACTAATAGTTCTTCGTAAAGTCGTAAAACAGGACATATAtgagcatttttttaaattatcaatagcTATACGTATCTTAGCAACTCCTGAAATAGATGTAGAACAAAACAGGTacgcaaaaaatttattacaaaagtattttaccgactttttattattgtatggaATAAACAATGCTACATATAATACACATGGATTGTTACATCTGGCTGATGATGCTTTACAATGGGGAGCATTAGACAAATTTTCCGCATTTATTTTCGAAAACTACTTGCaagaaatcaagaaaattgTGAGAAAAAGTGATAAACCTCTTCAGCAAATAAGTAACAGAGTTTCTGAATTAAGAAGAAATTGTGTTACCGTTGAAATGATCGATCGCATTAATACCTATAAATTAAGGAGAGAATGTTACAATGGACTCTTGATAAATGATTGCAGACCGCCGATGTATACAAAGATTCAATTCCAACATTTTACAATTACTACAAAAGCTCCTAATAACTGCTGCATAATGAAAGATGATAGTATTGTTATGGTAGAAAATATTTGTCACATCGTACATCGTAATAATAGTATTGTCATTATTGGCAAACTTGCGAAAAATGGAAAATCGTTTTTTAATTCTCCAGCACCATCGACTTGCTTCGGAATAGTACAATTTCCTGGCGAATACAGTTCTTTGAGATCGTTtccaattgaaaatatataa
- the LOC105205025 gene encoding uncharacterized protein LOC105205025 isoform X2: MSSRFCIVHFMEENTVEVVPDFWICTSMDTCCWPNTTFPKKNVVRRTLPNKHWKIYKCRVLSTFAQSNLKDAEISSDFPSKNVKALGKRLSKRNRKYYSNSNSSDETESCTKKKATFLHNASKPNFTSTSATSNSSNDEEEKENTLPKKPNVQLPKAFAVTNEKVVNANCEAPRKKITFSATKSPQNYRNSVTDDAQPGCSKNMYQEEQRIISSIPRKETLLTTSNLYR; this comes from the exons ATGTCTTCACGATTTTGCATTGTCCATTTTATGGAAGAAAACACTGTAGAAGTTGTGCCAGATTTTTGGATTTGTACATCAATGGATACATGTTGCTGGCCCAATACTACTTTCCCCAAGAAAAATGTTGTTCGTAGAACACTTCCCAATAAACATTGGAAGATCTACAAGTGCAGAGTCCTCAGCACGTTTG CTCAGTCAAATTTGAAAGACGCCGAAATTTCATCGGATTTTCcatcaaaaaatgtaaaagcttTGGGGAAACGATTATCTAAACGTAATCGCAAATATTATAGTAACAGCAATTCATCAGATGAAACAGAGAGCTGTACAAAGAAAAAGGCAACATTCCTGCACAATGCATCGAAGCCAAACTTCACAAGTACAAGTGCTACAAGTAATTCGTCAAACgatgaagaagaaaaggaaaatacgCTTCCGAAAAAACCAAACGTACAGTTACCTAAAGCCTTCGCAGTTACCAACGAAAAAGTTGTAAATGCAAATTGTGAGGCTCCTAGAAAAAAGATTACTTTTTCAGCCACGAAGTCACCACAAAACTACCGCAATAGCGTTACAg ATGATGCACAACCAGGATGCAGCAAGAATATGTATCAAGAAGAACAAAGAATAATATCCTCAATTCCTCGCAAAGAAACATTACTAACAACATCAAATCTATATCGGTGA